In Panacibacter ginsenosidivorans, the following proteins share a genomic window:
- a CDS encoding CPBP family glutamic-type intramembrane protease: protein MEQHEDDIYYCNDCDSKVKGFHRFCHNCGAYLGSDAEQIDVFNNRYLRSAFIFYTIYLFVCLAVKFTNWFTSYDTLFFVEIFLALVTIYFAWINRKTIKPVLKFNNFDPFILIVVIAVAIVFSTVINISINQINISVFRIDTSLFEPYKIYQAPILVMIYSIALMPALFEEIAFRGVLYNYFNSFLDERMVVMITGFIFAAIHLNFFSLVWLVPFGILIGSLRRKYNTIWYGIIFHFVFNLTACLIDLHRAGELG, encoded by the coding sequence ATGGAACAGCACGAAGACGATATTTATTATTGCAACGATTGCGATAGTAAGGTAAAAGGCTTTCATCGCTTTTGCCATAACTGTGGGGCATATCTTGGTTCAGATGCTGAACAAATAGATGTTTTCAACAACAGGTATTTAAGATCTGCATTTATTTTTTATACGATCTACCTTTTCGTTTGTCTTGCCGTTAAATTCACCAATTGGTTTACTTCTTATGATACATTGTTTTTTGTAGAGATTTTCCTGGCCTTAGTTACTATTTATTTTGCGTGGATAAACCGCAAGACCATAAAGCCAGTGCTAAAGTTCAATAATTTCGATCCTTTTATACTGATTGTTGTAATTGCCGTAGCAATAGTCTTTTCCACTGTTATAAATATTTCTATTAACCAGATCAATATTTCCGTGTTCCGTATAGATACCAGCCTTTTTGAACCCTACAAAATTTACCAGGCGCCCATACTTGTAATGATCTATTCCATTGCGTTAATGCCTGCGTTATTTGAAGAAATTGCTTTCCGTGGTGTCCTGTACAATTACTTTAACTCTTTTCTTGATGAGCGTATGGTGGTGATGATCACAGGTTTCATATTTGCTGCTATACATCTTAATTTCTTTTCGTTGGTATGGCTTGTTCCTTTTGGTATTCTCATCGGTTCACTACGTAGAAAATACAACACCATCTGGTATGGTATAATATTTCATTTTGTATTTAATCTTACTGCTTGTCTCATTGATCTGCACAGGGCAGGAGAGTTGGGGTAA
- a CDS encoding metal ABC transporter permease: MFEMFQLPFMVQAFTAAVITGVLLSFLGVHVVGRGIVFVDLALGQISSLGVAFAAYIGTGLTTIPLVFTLVGALLMSFINIRDKRLKQEAIIGILYAFASAVTVLLISKTAHGDSDIQEVLFGNILSVSWEQISSIGIVFGAIGLMHLIFFRKFFTLTESFENGENHLVGIFNIWNFLFYISIGLAIVFAVKINGVIPVFSFLIIPAVSAIMLTKNKIAVIIIAFIISILAGFFGLNFSFHYDFPAGSSIVTVLGLIFIVAALYNIIKGVALKRSH; the protein is encoded by the coding sequence ATGTTTGAAATGTTTCAATTGCCGTTTATGGTGCAGGCTTTTACAGCGGCTGTTATTACAGGAGTCTTACTGTCTTTTCTTGGTGTTCATGTTGTAGGGAGAGGAATTGTTTTTGTTGATCTTGCACTTGGACAAATCTCGTCGTTAGGTGTTGCGTTTGCTGCTTATATTGGAACAGGTCTTACTACTATTCCGCTTGTTTTTACACTGGTTGGCGCATTGCTTATGTCATTTATTAATATCCGCGATAAACGTCTTAAACAGGAAGCTATCATTGGAATATTATATGCTTTTGCATCGGCTGTTACAGTATTACTTATTTCAAAAACAGCACATGGCGATTCGGATATACAGGAAGTATTGTTTGGAAACATTTTATCAGTAAGCTGGGAACAAATCTCATCAATAGGTATTGTGTTCGGCGCTATTGGACTAATGCATTTAATTTTTTTCAGGAAATTTTTTACGTTAACAGAATCATTCGAGAATGGCGAGAACCACCTGGTAGGCATCTTCAATATCTGGAATTTTCTTTTTTATATCTCAATCGGTTTAGCAATTGTATTTGCAGTAAAGATCAATGGCGTAATCCCGGTTTTTTCTTTTCTTATTATTCCTGCCGTATCTGCAATCATGCTTACAAAAAATAAAATTGCAGTTATTATTATTGCATTTATCATCAGTATTCTTGCAGGTTTCTTCGGTCTAAACTTTTCATTTCATTACGATTTTCCCGCAGGCTCATCTATTGTAACGGTGCTGGGATTGATTTTTATTGTTGCTGCTTTATATAATATCATAAAAGGTGTTGCGCTAAAAAGAAGTCATTGA